From Variovorax sp. PMC12, the proteins below share one genomic window:
- a CDS encoding efflux RND transporter periplasmic adaptor subunit — protein sequence MSADKPAAKSAKAPGAGGAPGGSGGNGAPALVTLATAQKQDVPVTVQVNGSVVSLNSVDLRPQVTNTVSAVHVKEGQFVKAGQLLFTLDDRNDQANLARARAQQQKDEATLADLERQYKRSQDLVAQNFIAKSAADATLSQLEAQRAAVAADRAAVQSAQVALGYATLRAPIAGRIGAVNIYPGTLVQPTLSLVTVTQLDPIAVSFPVPEGNLQDLLEAARSRSKVEAVVTGRKEPLAGTLDFVDNTVDPLIGTVRAKAVFANADQGLWPGQFVGTRITVRTLNGVTVVPAAALMMLADGTSLYVVDEAKTATRRKVKALHTFGTKVAVSGVEPGEQVVIEGSQNVRPGGKVRVDVKPPAAAPGAPESPAKGTTGVTPGSAASSDGTDIKPPKQGRA from the coding sequence ATGTCCGCAGACAAGCCGGCCGCGAAGAGCGCCAAGGCCCCGGGTGCCGGCGGCGCGCCCGGCGGCAGCGGCGGGAACGGTGCACCGGCGCTCGTGACGCTGGCCACCGCGCAGAAGCAGGACGTGCCGGTGACGGTGCAGGTCAACGGCAGCGTGGTCTCGCTCAACAGCGTCGACCTGCGCCCGCAGGTAACGAACACGGTGAGCGCGGTGCACGTGAAGGAAGGCCAGTTCGTCAAGGCGGGACAACTGCTCTTCACGCTCGACGACCGCAACGACCAGGCCAACCTGGCGCGCGCCAGGGCCCAGCAGCAGAAGGACGAGGCCACGCTGGCCGACCTCGAACGCCAGTACAAGCGCAGCCAGGACCTGGTGGCGCAGAACTTCATCGCCAAGAGCGCCGCCGACGCCACGCTGTCGCAGCTCGAGGCGCAGCGCGCCGCCGTGGCCGCCGACCGCGCCGCCGTGCAGTCGGCCCAGGTGGCGCTGGGCTACGCCACCTTGCGCGCGCCCATTGCCGGGCGCATCGGCGCCGTCAACATCTATCCGGGCACGCTGGTGCAGCCGACGCTGTCGCTGGTCACGGTCACGCAGCTCGACCCGATCGCGGTGAGCTTCCCGGTGCCCGAAGGCAACCTGCAGGACCTGCTGGAGGCCGCGCGCTCGCGCTCGAAAGTCGAGGCGGTCGTCACCGGCCGCAAGGAGCCGCTGGCCGGCACGCTCGATTTCGTCGACAACACGGTCGATCCGCTGATCGGCACGGTGCGCGCCAAGGCGGTGTTCGCCAACGCCGACCAGGGCCTGTGGCCCGGGCAGTTCGTCGGCACGCGCATCACGGTGCGCACGCTCAACGGCGTCACGGTGGTGCCCGCCGCGGCGCTGATGATGCTGGCCGACGGCACGTCGCTCTACGTGGTGGATGAAGCCAAGACCGCCACGCGCCGCAAGGTGAAGGCGCTGCACACCTTCGGCACGAAGGTGGCCGTCAGCGGCGTGGAGCCCGGCGAGCAGGTGGTGATCGAGGGCAGCCAGAACGTGCGCCCAGGCGGCAAGGTCCGCGTCGACGTGAAGCCGCCGGCCGCTGCGCCCGGGGCTCCCGAGTCTCCGGCCAAGGGCACCACGGGCGTCACGCCCGGCAGCGCCGCGTCTTCGGACGGCACCGACATCAAGCCGCCGAAGCAGGGACGGGCATGA
- the miaB gene encoding tRNA (N6-isopentenyl adenosine(37)-C2)-methylthiotransferase MiaB produces the protein MKKVFIKTFGCQMNEYDSDKMADVLNAAQGYEPTQNVDEADLILFNTCSVREKAQEKVFSDLGRVKHLKAKGVKIGVGGCVASQEGQAIIARAPYVDIVFGPQTLHRLPEMLNDRERLDRPQVDISFPEIEKFDHLPPARVEGATAFVSIMEGCSKYCSYCVVPYTRGEEVNRPLDDVLVEIAGLADQGVREITLLGQNVNAYRGRMGDTAEIADFALLIEYVAEIPGIERIRYTTSHPNEFTPRLIEAYAKVPQLVSHLHLPVQHGSDRILMAMKRGYTAMEYKSTIRKLRAIRPELTLSSDFIVGFPGETDDDFNKMMKLIDDCQFDASFSFIFSPRPGTPAAALHDDTPHEVKLARLHTLQSVIDANVKRFGQALVGTTQRVLVEGASRKDANELMGRTACNRVVNFEGDARLVGQMTDLRITRSLAYTLRGEVLTSESPMSPAPTALAH, from the coding sequence ATGAAAAAAGTATTCATCAAGACCTTCGGCTGCCAGATGAACGAGTACGACTCGGACAAGATGGCCGACGTGCTCAACGCCGCGCAGGGCTACGAGCCCACGCAGAACGTGGATGAGGCCGACCTCATCCTGTTCAATACCTGCTCGGTGCGCGAGAAGGCCCAGGAGAAGGTGTTCTCCGACCTCGGCCGCGTGAAGCACCTGAAGGCCAAGGGCGTGAAGATCGGCGTGGGCGGCTGCGTGGCCAGCCAGGAGGGCCAGGCCATCATCGCGCGCGCGCCGTATGTCGACATCGTGTTCGGCCCGCAGACGCTGCACCGCCTGCCCGAGATGCTGAACGACCGCGAGCGCCTGGACCGCCCGCAGGTGGACATCAGCTTCCCCGAGATCGAGAAGTTCGACCACCTGCCGCCCGCGCGCGTGGAAGGCGCCACCGCCTTCGTGTCGATCATGGAAGGCTGCTCCAAGTACTGCAGCTACTGCGTGGTGCCCTACACCCGCGGCGAGGAAGTGAACCGCCCGCTCGACGACGTGCTCGTCGAGATCGCCGGCCTGGCCGACCAGGGCGTGCGCGAGATCACACTGCTGGGCCAGAACGTGAATGCCTACCGCGGCAGGATGGGCGACACCGCCGAAATTGCCGACTTCGCGCTGCTGATCGAATACGTCGCCGAGATCCCCGGCATCGAGCGCATCCGCTACACCACCAGCCACCCCAACGAGTTCACGCCCCGCCTGATCGAGGCCTACGCCAAGGTGCCGCAGCTCGTGAGCCACCTGCACCTGCCGGTGCAGCACGGCAGCGACCGCATCCTGATGGCCATGAAGCGCGGCTACACCGCCATGGAATACAAGAGCACGATACGCAAGCTGCGCGCCATCCGGCCCGAACTTACCCTGAGCAGCGACTTCATCGTCGGCTTCCCCGGCGAGACCGACGACGACTTCAACAAGATGATGAAGCTGATCGACGACTGCCAGTTCGATGCCAGCTTCAGCTTCATCTTCAGCCCGCGCCCCGGCACGCCGGCCGCCGCGCTGCACGACGACACGCCGCATGAAGTGAAGCTCGCGCGCCTGCACACGCTGCAGTCGGTCATCGATGCCAACGTCAAGCGCTTCGGCCAGGCGCTGGTCGGCACCACGCAGCGCGTGCTGGTGGAAGGCGCGTCGCGCAAGGACGCGAACGAACTCATGGGCCGCACCGCCTGCAACCGCGTCGTCAACTTCGAGGGCGACGCGCGCCTGGTCGGCCAGATGACCGACCTGCGCATCACCCGCTCGCTGGCCTACACGCTGCGCGGCGAGGTGCTGACGAGCGAGTCGCCCATGTCCCCAGCCCCCACGGCGCTCGCCCACTGA
- a CDS encoding sensor histidine kinase: MAKRPSIRGSFQQLLLFAFLLITALLVGVALRSVLQYDALMTQSRDAAARALRLSGASQSLAERSAAMERAGRQSLVLNDAVLRRRFDDAAREAHQVLERLEKNGLPPAGIEMWRTQLGVIEGLMSGSADSALARESTMAMQFRELDALNTNIAQQAQFLIETQNDALAQRIENARRRLMREVVAASVLAVSLALAFGIWLARPFKRLEHAIVGLGQNRLDEPIDIRGPADIRRVSQQLEWLRLRLTELDADKARFLRHVSHELKTPLAALREGVSLLEDGVTGPLNPAQLEVAQILQQNTVALQGQIEALLRFNAAAFEARELRRERTELLPLIEEQIEAQRLQWQSHGLRVRAEGEPIAITVDRTKLGTAIANLLSNAIRFSLPGGVITLAVSGTPEAVHIDVNDAGPGIAEGDRDRIFEPFFRGERQPEHTVKGTGIGLSIVQEYIAAHGGRITLQPGGPGARFRIELPRTA; this comes from the coding sequence ATGGCGAAGCGGCCATCCATCCGGGGTTCGTTCCAGCAGCTGCTGCTGTTCGCGTTCCTGCTGATCACCGCGCTGCTGGTCGGCGTGGCGCTGCGCTCGGTGCTGCAGTACGACGCGCTGATGACGCAAAGCCGGGACGCCGCCGCCCGCGCGCTGCGCCTGTCGGGCGCGTCGCAGTCGCTGGCGGAGCGCAGCGCGGCCATGGAGCGCGCCGGGCGCCAGTCGCTGGTGCTGAACGATGCGGTGCTGCGCCGGCGCTTCGACGACGCGGCGCGCGAGGCGCACCAGGTGCTCGAGCGGCTCGAGAAGAACGGACTGCCGCCCGCCGGCATCGAGATGTGGCGCACCCAGCTCGGCGTGATCGAGGGCCTGATGAGCGGCAGCGCCGACAGCGCCCTCGCCCGCGAAAGCACGATGGCGATGCAGTTCCGCGAGCTCGACGCGCTCAACACCAACATCGCGCAGCAGGCGCAGTTCCTGATCGAAACGCAGAACGACGCGCTGGCCCAGCGCATCGAGAACGCCCGCCGCCGGCTGATGCGCGAGGTGGTGGCCGCCAGCGTGCTGGCGGTGTCGCTGGCGCTGGCCTTCGGCATCTGGCTGGCGCGGCCTTTCAAGCGGCTGGAGCACGCCATCGTCGGCCTCGGGCAGAACCGGCTCGACGAACCCATCGACATCCGCGGCCCGGCCGACATACGGCGCGTGTCGCAGCAGCTCGAATGGCTGCGGCTGCGCCTGACCGAGCTCGACGCCGACAAGGCGCGCTTCCTGCGGCACGTGTCGCACGAGCTGAAGACGCCGCTGGCGGCGCTGCGAGAAGGCGTGTCGCTGCTGGAAGACGGCGTGACCGGGCCGCTGAACCCGGCGCAGCTCGAGGTGGCGCAGATCCTGCAGCAGAACACGGTGGCGCTGCAGGGGCAGATCGAGGCGCTGCTGCGCTTCAACGCCGCCGCCTTCGAGGCGCGCGAACTGCGCCGCGAGCGCACCGAGCTGCTGCCGCTGATCGAGGAACAGATCGAGGCGCAGCGGCTGCAATGGCAGTCGCACGGCCTGCGCGTGCGCGCCGAGGGCGAGCCGATCGCCATCACGGTGGACCGCACCAAGCTCGGCACGGCCATCGCCAACCTGCTGTCCAACGCGATCCGCTTCTCGCTGCCCGGCGGCGTGATCACGCTGGCGGTGTCGGGCACGCCGGAGGCGGTGCACATCGACGTGAACGACGCCGGCCCGGGCATCGCCGAGGGCGACCGCGACCGGATCTTCGAGCCCTTCTTCCGCGGCGAACGCCAGCCGGAGCACACGGTGAAAGGCACCGGCATCGGACTTTCCATCGTGCAGGAGTACATTGCAGCCCACGGGGGCCGCATCACCCTGCAGCCCGGCGGTCCCGGTGCTCGCTTTCGCATCGAACTGCCGCGCACGGCTTGA
- a CDS encoding sigma 54-interacting transcriptional regulator, with the protein MSTTGARLLVVDDDPDMLRLLSMRLSSAGYQVTAVTSAETALTQLEIEHPQLVLSDVRLPGRDGLQLFDEIRKRHPSLPVILLTAHGTIPDAVEATARGVFTYLTKPYDGRELLDKISQALALGAPTTTPSKTGDDSWRSEIVSRSNRMAELLAEARMVAKSDASVLLRGDSGAGKELLARAIHKASARADKPFVAVNCGAIPEALLESELFGHMKGAFTDAHANHKGLFQQADGGTLLLDEIGDMPPALQVKLLRVLQERAVRPLGASQSIQVDVRIVSATHRDLDAAMEAGQFREDLYYRLNVVTLTLPPLSARREDIPLLANHFLQRLSTKYGKRLSGFAPEALKALTTAAWPGNVRQLFNVVEQVCALSSSPLIPLALVQRALRVPSVEVQTYAEAKQRFERDYLVGLLKLTDGNVADAARLADRNRTEFYRLLQKHELTPGHFKADAVAGGSDPVAE; encoded by the coding sequence ATGAGCACTACCGGCGCCCGCCTCCTCGTGGTCGACGACGACCCGGACATGCTGCGGCTGCTCTCGATGCGGCTGAGCTCGGCGGGTTACCAGGTCACGGCCGTGACCTCGGCCGAAACCGCGCTCACCCAGCTCGAGATCGAGCATCCGCAACTGGTGCTGAGCGACGTGCGCCTGCCCGGGCGCGACGGCCTCCAGCTGTTCGACGAGATCCGCAAGCGCCATCCGTCGCTGCCCGTCATCCTGCTGACCGCGCACGGCACCATCCCCGACGCGGTCGAGGCCACGGCGCGCGGCGTGTTCACCTACCTCACCAAGCCCTACGACGGCCGCGAGCTGCTCGACAAGATCTCCCAGGCGCTGGCCCTCGGCGCGCCGACCACCACGCCGAGCAAGACCGGCGACGACAGCTGGCGCTCCGAGATCGTGAGCCGCAGCAACCGCATGGCCGAGCTGCTGGCCGAGGCGCGCATGGTGGCCAAGTCGGATGCTTCGGTGCTGCTGCGCGGCGACTCCGGCGCCGGCAAGGAACTGCTGGCGCGTGCCATCCACAAGGCCAGCGCGCGCGCCGACAAGCCTTTCGTGGCGGTCAATTGCGGCGCCATCCCCGAGGCGCTGCTCGAGTCGGAGCTGTTCGGCCACATGAAGGGCGCCTTCACCGACGCCCATGCCAACCACAAGGGCCTGTTCCAGCAGGCCGACGGCGGCACGCTGCTGCTCGACGAAATCGGGGACATGCCGCCCGCCCTGCAGGTCAAGCTGCTGCGCGTGCTGCAGGAGCGCGCGGTGCGCCCGCTGGGCGCGAGCCAGTCGATCCAGGTCGACGTGCGCATCGTCTCGGCCACCCATCGCGACCTCGACGCCGCGATGGAAGCCGGGCAGTTCCGCGAAGACCTCTATTACCGCCTGAACGTGGTGACGCTCACGCTGCCGCCGCTGTCGGCGCGGCGCGAAGACATCCCGCTGCTGGCCAACCACTTCCTGCAGCGGCTGTCGACCAAGTACGGCAAGCGGCTGTCGGGTTTCGCGCCCGAGGCGCTGAAGGCGCTGACCACGGCCGCCTGGCCGGGCAACGTGCGCCAGCTGTTCAACGTGGTGGAGCAGGTGTGCGCGCTGTCGAGCTCGCCGCTGATCCCGCTGGCGCTGGTGCAGCGCGCGCTGCGCGTGCCCAGCGTCGAGGTCCAGACCTATGCCGAGGCCAAGCAGCGCTTCGAGCGCGACTACCTTGTCGGCCTGCTCAAGCTGACGGACGGCAACGTGGCCGACGCAGCCCGCCTGGCCGACCGGAATCGCACGGAGTTCTACCGGCTGTTGCAGAAGCACGAGCTCACGCCCGGGCACTTCAAGGCCGACGCTGTCGCTGGGGGTAGCGACCCTGTCGCCGAGTAG
- the mdoH gene encoding glucans biosynthesis glucosyltransferase MdoH: MKPNDFSHLNVLAETDFAHRSPVREERHPNAVTAPPINRGSMVPRPWRGFWNSLGTAALVKLGAGRDAETQAATETKQPWQRAAARRRLAFMMLILLSTVIASSLFASVQPDYDNVWLEYGQIGLYGLLSGWVVTGFVTALMGFYVSVRGDKHALSAKQVANHPMNPEARTAIIMPICNEDVATVFAGLRATCESVAATGHAKQFDVFVLSDSYNPETAAAERAAWEDLRAALAESPNQPQVEVYYRLRTRRTHRKAGNVADFCRRWGKDYRYMVVLDADSVMSGDCLTSMVKLMEANPSAGIIQTATQAIGHVTLHARAQQFASRVTGRLFTLGMQFWQLGESHYWGHNAIIRVEPFMKHCALAPIKGTGGMSGGIMSHDFVEAALMRRAGYNVWLVSDLVGSYEQQPPDLLAELQRDRRWCQGNLQNARLMAEPGIHSVHRAMFVTGTMAYVSAPLWLAFLTLGTALWLSGSSIVSSWNVLPAELAGLWVWTLCLLFLPRVLGIAAVLMRGEQRQYGGVWGLVKSSALESFLAIVQAPVRMLAHSLFVVVALTGIKLDWKSPPREAAAVPWKIAASQLAPMTLVIAALAVGVALIDPSALIWLMPVGLPLLLAIPLTVLTSQIALGTTLRDRGFLLIPEESRSPAVLRRAWMHAVRLARPAALATA; encoded by the coding sequence ATGAAGCCAAACGACTTTTCGCATCTGAATGTTCTGGCGGAGACCGACTTCGCACACCGCAGCCCGGTGCGCGAGGAACGCCACCCCAACGCCGTCACCGCGCCCCCCATCAACCGCGGCTCGATGGTGCCCCGCCCCTGGCGCGGTTTCTGGAACAGCCTCGGCACCGCCGCGCTCGTGAAGCTGGGCGCCGGCCGCGACGCCGAAACCCAGGCCGCCACTGAAACCAAGCAACCCTGGCAACGTGCCGCCGCCCGGCGCCGCCTCGCCTTCATGATGCTCATCCTGCTGAGCACCGTGATCGCGTCGTCGCTGTTCGCCAGCGTGCAACCCGACTACGACAACGTCTGGCTCGAATACGGCCAGATCGGCCTCTACGGCCTGCTGTCCGGCTGGGTCGTCACCGGCTTCGTGACCGCCCTCATGGGCTTCTACGTTTCGGTGCGCGGTGACAAGCACGCGCTGTCGGCCAAGCAGGTCGCCAACCATCCGATGAACCCCGAGGCACGCACGGCGATCATCATGCCGATCTGCAACGAGGACGTGGCCACCGTATTCGCCGGCCTGCGCGCCACCTGCGAATCCGTCGCTGCCACCGGCCACGCCAAGCAGTTCGACGTGTTCGTGCTGTCCGACAGCTACAACCCCGAGACCGCCGCCGCCGAACGCGCCGCCTGGGAAGACCTACGCGCCGCGCTGGCCGAAAGCCCGAACCAGCCGCAGGTCGAGGTGTACTACCGCCTGCGCACCCGCCGCACGCACCGCAAGGCCGGCAACGTGGCCGACTTCTGCCGCCGCTGGGGCAAGGACTACCGCTACATGGTCGTGCTCGACGCCGACTCGGTGATGAGCGGCGACTGCCTGACCTCGATGGTCAAGCTGATGGAAGCCAACCCGAGCGCCGGCATCATCCAGACCGCGACGCAGGCCATCGGCCACGTCACGCTGCACGCCCGCGCACAGCAATTCGCTTCCCGTGTGACGGGCCGCCTGTTCACGCTGGGCATGCAGTTCTGGCAACTGGGCGAATCGCACTACTGGGGCCACAACGCCATCATCCGCGTCGAGCCCTTCATGAAGCATTGCGCGCTGGCCCCGATCAAGGGCACCGGCGGCATGTCGGGCGGCATCATGTCGCACGACTTCGTGGAAGCCGCGCTGATGCGCCGTGCCGGCTACAACGTGTGGCTGGTGTCCGACCTGGTCGGCAGCTACGAGCAGCAACCGCCGGACCTGCTGGCCGAGCTGCAACGCGACCGCCGCTGGTGCCAGGGCAACCTGCAGAACGCCCGCCTGATGGCCGAACCCGGCATCCACTCGGTGCACCGCGCAATGTTCGTGACCGGCACCATGGCTTATGTCTCGGCTCCGCTGTGGCTTGCCTTCCTGACGCTGGGCACCGCCCTGTGGCTGAGCGGTTCGAGCATCGTGTCGAGCTGGAACGTGCTGCCCGCCGAACTGGCCGGCCTGTGGGTCTGGACCCTGTGCCTGCTGTTCCTGCCGCGCGTGCTGGGCATCGCCGCCGTGCTGATGCGCGGTGAACAACGCCAGTACGGCGGTGTGTGGGGCCTGGTGAAGAGCTCCGCGCTCGAAAGCTTCCTGGCCATCGTGCAGGCTCCGGTCCGCATGCTCGCGCACTCGCTGTTCGTGGTGGTGGCCCTCACCGGCATCAAGCTCGACTGGAAGTCGCCCCCGCGTGAAGCCGCCGCCGTGCCGTGGAAGATCGCCGCCTCGCAGCTGGCTCCCATGACGCTGGTGATCGCCGCCCTGGCCGTCGGCGTCGCCCTGATCGACCCGAGCGCGCTGATCTGGCTCATGCCGGTCGGCCTGCCGCTGCTGCTGGCGATTCCGCTGACCGTGCTGACCAGCCAGATCGCGCTGGGTACCACGCTGCGCGACCGCGGCTTCCTGCTGATTCCCGAGGAATCGCGCTCGCCGGCCGTGCTGCGCCGCGCCTGGATGCACGCGGTGCGCCTGGCCCGTCCGGCCGCACTGGCGACCGCATGA
- a CDS encoding glucose/quinate/shikimate family membrane-bound PQQ-dependent dehydrogenase — protein MEQRRRPLAVSIGLIALGALTMLMGAFLAVGGAYLAALGGSWYFVLAGLALLVSGLLVARHRPTGAWLFALTLVGTAVWAVRDAGWNFWPLVSRLVAFGVLGVLVALAYPALVRVPGARVVRGARVVAALLAVALVLVGGYAFVPAAVVVAQGPVPAVVPVKPEAAQKEWRHWGNTTAGDRFAALDQITRDNVDQLKVAWTAHTGDVPQSNGSGAEDQNTPLQIGTTVYVCTAYSKIVALDADTGAELWRYDPKAAAPNWQRCRGLGYHDQDGLAAGATPTPGSTPGACRQRLLLPTIDARLIAVDAVTGKPCADFGRQGVVDLKAGMGEVKDGYYQQTSTPLVAGDLVVVGGRVADNFSTDEPPGVVRAYNAVSGELAWAWDPGNPAVTRLPPPGQTYTRGTPNVWSAMSYDPKLGLVYLPTGNATPDFWAGERTPFDDKYSSSVVALDAKTGKVRWSFQTTHHDLWDFDLPAQPLLYDIPDGKGGTQPALVQVTKQGEIFMLDRETGKPIAEVQERPVPQGNVPGERYSPTQPYSVGMPSIGNKTLAESDMWGATPFDQLLCRIAFKGMRHEGVYTPPGLDHALQFPGSLGGMNWGSVSVDPTSSYMFVNDMRLGLANYLVPRAQIPAGASGIEMGVVPQEGTPFGAMRERFLSQLGIPCQAPPFGTMSAIDLKTRKLVWQVPVGTVRDTGPLGIRMHLLIPIGMPTLGASLATQSGLLFFAGTQDFYLRAFDTATGKEIWKARLPVGSQSGPMTYVSPKTGRQYVVVGAGGARQSPDRGDYVIAYALPEKSKGK, from the coding sequence ATGGAACAAAGACGAAGGCCGCTCGCGGTGTCGATCGGGCTGATCGCGCTCGGTGCGCTCACGATGCTGATGGGCGCCTTCCTCGCGGTCGGCGGCGCCTACCTCGCGGCCCTGGGCGGCAGTTGGTACTTCGTGCTGGCCGGCCTTGCGCTGCTGGTTTCGGGCCTGCTCGTTGCCAGGCACCGGCCGACCGGCGCCTGGCTCTTCGCATTGACGCTGGTGGGCACTGCGGTGTGGGCCGTGCGGGATGCGGGTTGGAATTTCTGGCCGCTGGTGTCGCGGCTGGTGGCGTTCGGCGTGCTGGGCGTGCTGGTGGCGCTGGCCTACCCGGCGCTGGTGCGCGTGCCAGGCGCCAGGGTCGTGCGCGGGGCGCGCGTCGTTGCGGCGCTGCTGGCTGTTGCCCTGGTGCTGGTCGGCGGCTATGCCTTCGTGCCGGCCGCGGTGGTCGTCGCGCAAGGCCCCGTGCCTGCGGTCGTGCCGGTCAAGCCCGAAGCCGCGCAGAAGGAATGGCGCCACTGGGGCAACACCACGGCGGGCGACCGCTTCGCGGCGCTCGACCAGATCACCAGGGACAACGTCGACCAGTTGAAGGTCGCATGGACCGCCCACACCGGCGACGTGCCGCAGAGCAACGGCTCGGGCGCGGAAGACCAGAACACGCCACTGCAGATCGGCACCACCGTGTACGTGTGCACGGCCTACAGCAAGATCGTCGCGCTCGACGCGGACACCGGCGCCGAACTCTGGCGCTACGACCCCAAGGCCGCCGCCCCCAACTGGCAGCGCTGCCGCGGGCTCGGCTATCACGACCAGGACGGGCTCGCGGCAGGCGCGACGCCCACGCCCGGCAGCACGCCGGGTGCCTGCCGCCAGCGCCTGCTGCTGCCCACCATCGACGCCCGCCTGATCGCCGTCGATGCCGTCACCGGCAAGCCCTGCGCCGATTTCGGCAGACAGGGCGTCGTCGATCTCAAGGCCGGCATGGGCGAAGTGAAGGACGGCTACTACCAGCAGACATCGACACCGCTGGTCGCTGGCGACCTGGTGGTGGTGGGCGGCCGCGTGGCCGACAACTTCTCGACCGACGAGCCGCCCGGCGTGGTGCGGGCCTACAACGCCGTCAGCGGCGAACTCGCCTGGGCCTGGGACCCGGGCAACCCGGCGGTCACGCGCCTGCCTCCGCCGGGCCAGACCTACACGCGCGGCACGCCCAATGTGTGGTCGGCCATGTCGTACGACCCGAAGCTCGGGCTCGTCTACCTGCCCACCGGCAACGCCACGCCCGACTTCTGGGCCGGCGAGCGCACGCCGTTCGACGACAAGTACAGCTCGTCGGTGGTCGCGCTCGACGCGAAGACGGGCAAGGTGCGCTGGAGCTTCCAGACCACCCACCACGACCTCTGGGACTTCGACCTGCCCGCGCAGCCGTTGCTCTACGACATTCCCGACGGCAAGGGCGGCACGCAGCCCGCGCTCGTGCAGGTCACCAAGCAGGGCGAGATCTTCATGCTCGACCGCGAGACCGGAAAGCCCATCGCCGAAGTGCAGGAGCGCCCCGTGCCGCAGGGCAACGTGCCCGGCGAGCGCTATTCGCCGACGCAGCCCTATTCGGTGGGCATGCCCTCGATCGGCAACAAGACACTGGCCGAATCCGATATGTGGGGCGCCACGCCCTTCGACCAGCTGCTGTGCCGCATCGCCTTCAAGGGCATGCGCCACGAAGGCGTCTACACGCCGCCCGGCCTCGACCACGCGCTGCAGTTCCCGGGTTCGCTGGGCGGCATGAACTGGGGCAGCGTGTCGGTCGACCCGACCAGCAGCTACATGTTCGTGAACGACATGCGCCTCGGCCTCGCCAACTACCTGGTGCCGCGCGCGCAGATTCCGGCCGGCGCCAGCGGCATCGAGATGGGCGTGGTGCCGCAGGAAGGCACGCCCTTCGGCGCGATGCGCGAACGCTTCCTGTCGCAGCTGGGCATACCATGCCAGGCACCGCCCTTCGGCACGATGTCGGCCATCGACCTGAAGACACGCAAGCTGGTGTGGCAGGTGCCGGTGGGCACCGTGCGCGACACCGGCCCGCTCGGCATCCGCATGCACCTGCTGATACCGATCGGCATGCCGACGCTGGGCGCGTCGCTGGCCACGCAGTCGGGCCTGCTGTTCTTCGCGGGAACGCAGGACTTCTACCTGCGCGCATTCGACACCGCGACCGGCAAGGAAATCTGGAAGGCTCGCCTGCCGGTGGGCAGCCAGTCGGGGCCGATGACCTATGTGTCGCCCAAGACCGGCCGGCAGTATGTCGTGGTGGGCGCGGGCGGCGCGCGGCAGTCGCCGGACCGCGGCGACTATGTCATCGCCTACGCGCTGCCGGAAAAGAGCAAGGGCAAGTAA
- a CDS encoding RNA ligase family protein codes for MFTLSSLSSIPLLKYPRTAHLEGSRLQAGDTDDGQTPLSGLHGMHVVIEEKLDGANAAVSFTPAGELLLQSRGHYLAGGAGERQFNLFKHWAAAHEAALLERLEDRYVMYGEWCFAKHSCWYDRLPAFFLEFDLYDRQAQCFLSTPARHALLDGSPVLPVPVLYEGEMPRHAKALQALVRPSLARSAHWKTAFEQAVAHEGQPLDLVRQQTDLSELAEGLYLKTESDGRVTGRYKWVRPDFVQTILDSGSHHSRRPVLPNKLAPGADLYAPTPQMTWQDLGLRTLRDPAELATARRTR; via the coding sequence GTGTTTACTCTCTCTTCCCTTTCATCGATCCCACTGCTCAAGTACCCGCGTACTGCGCACCTGGAAGGCTCCCGCCTGCAGGCGGGCGACACCGACGACGGCCAGACGCCGCTGTCCGGACTGCACGGCATGCACGTCGTCATCGAGGAAAAACTCGATGGCGCCAATGCCGCCGTGTCGTTCACCCCGGCGGGCGAACTGCTGCTGCAGTCGCGCGGCCACTACCTCGCGGGCGGCGCCGGCGAGCGCCAGTTCAACCTGTTCAAGCACTGGGCCGCGGCGCATGAAGCCGCATTGCTCGAGCGGCTCGAAGACCGCTACGTGATGTACGGCGAATGGTGCTTTGCCAAGCACAGCTGCTGGTACGACCGGCTGCCGGCGTTCTTCCTGGAGTTCGACCTCTACGACCGGCAGGCGCAGTGCTTTCTGTCGACGCCGGCACGGCATGCGCTGCTCGATGGCAGTCCGGTACTGCCGGTTCCTGTGCTCTACGAAGGCGAGATGCCGCGCCATGCAAAGGCACTGCAAGCGCTCGTGCGGCCTTCGCTGGCGCGCAGCGCACACTGGAAGACGGCATTCGAACAGGCAGTGGCGCATGAAGGCCAGCCGCTCGATCTCGTGCGCCAGCAGACCGACCTGTCCGAGCTCGCAGAGGGCCTGTATCTCAAGACGGAATCGGACGGCCGGGTGACGGGCCGCTACAAGTGGGTCCGCCCGGACTTCGTGCAGACCATCCTGGACTCGGGCTCGCACCACAGCCGCAGGCCGGTGCTGCCGAACAAACTGGCGCCGGGCGCCGACCTCTACGCGCCGACGCCGCAAATGACGTGGCAAGACCTGGGCCTGCGCACCTTGCGCGACCCCGCCGAACTCGCAACCGCAAGGAGGACGCGATGA